One Salvia miltiorrhiza cultivar Shanhuang (shh) chromosome 6, IMPLAD_Smil_shh, whole genome shotgun sequence genomic window, cacaccaacaattaattcagataattaattcGTTCATTCTGTcttctagttcatactcaagtcccgagtattctgtagttcgccggaagttcgagttcctagtacaaggtctcgtactcattcaaaccgttgtatcttggggacatttgccatcgaaccgtgtgtactgtgcggggcaattttgtcttacggagaaagagtccaactcttgcctcggttccTACATTCACATCGTTACTCTGTCCGCATTTCTACACTCCTCAATAACAAAATCGGCACATATTGAAAGTAGAATTAATTACAATATGTAGAATTAATTGCCTTTCTACGATCGAAGGGAGATCAGAGAACATGATAGATCAGAGAACTAGAACTATCATGCCGATAatgtgttataaactagagagaaacgagagaatagagaagataATATGTATTGAGCGTTTTCAATATGAGGACTAGagacctctatttatacaagtagggaGCTAGGattttagggagatttcttggtcaacacacataagatatatctagaaaatatatttacaacagttttctattttttcttttttcctttctcTCCTTTATCCTGCATCTCTCTACTcgtcttctctctccctctctcactcaccggttctctctctctaaaaaaatcatcataTCTCTCCATTCCTAAGATCTGGCGTCTCTTCGCGGCGACGACCACCTAAATATACGAATTTTgggctcttttttttttacgaactttaaaaattacttaaaatatataaattttatgacTAATAACTTTATCAAGATTTTCAATACACATGTGACATGACATCCCGAGTGGAAAAAATTAAATGAGCCCAAAATTCAGATTTTCAATTTCTCAAAGAGACTAAGCATTTAACCGTATTCTTCTTCATGGTGAAAGTTAACATTTGCTTCATTTTATCCCCTATAAACTTATATCTACGATACacaaattaatatcattaattttcAATCATATGTGGGGAGGAGGAGGGTCAGCTTTTGACTTTCGACTGGATTTGGAAGGCTCCGGCTTCACATAAAGCAAAAACTACAACTTGGAGGATTATTAACGAAAGAATGGCGACAGttgataatttattgaaaaggAATGTGCCTATCTCAAACTCTGAATCAAGGTGTGCTCTGTGTCAAATGCAGCTCGAAGATGCCAATCATATTTTTCTCTCCTGCATTATGTCTGCTGGAATCTGGAACGAACTCCTCAGGTGGCTCGGCAAGCAGTCAGCTCTTCACTCAAATGCAATTGTCCATAGCTCGGCTTTCACAAATATTGGTAACAAAAAAGATGGTCAGTTTCTTGCGGGTGTGTGGATGTGTACTGTGTGGTGTATCTGGAAAGGGAGGAACGAAGTTCGTTTCAACCATGGAAAATGGGCTCAAGATAAAATGGTGGCTGAGATTAAATcaagactttggagttggaagcAGGCATACAATCTGAGAATCCCAACCGAAGACTTTAGAGCTTGGTTTGCCGCAGCAAATCTGGAGGAGAGTGGAGCAGAGAGAAATTGATTTCAGAGATCAAGACGAGACTGTGGAGCTGGACGATGACCTTCAAGGTGTCGACTTCAACAACTGACTTTTGGCATTGGTTTGCAGCGATCAAGCTTTACGCTTTGAGTTTGGTTTTGGATGTTGCTTTTGAGCTGTGTTGCTCTGATCTCTGTTGCTGTTGCGCTGTTTTGTTTTGTTCTCTCtggtttgttttcttttttcttgtaCTCTCCTTCTTCTCTTTGGGTACTACTGGTACCTGTAGCAATAAATTCTTTCTTTGCctgagcaaaaaaaaaaagatgatatTCTGGATATTTTGAGTATTGCTCGCTCGTCTATGCTTGTTAGTGTCAATCATATGTATAGGGAGACGAATAGAGTTGCTCATAGTTTGGCGCAGTTTGCGTGTTCTTGTCAACAACCAGTTTGTTGGACTGCTGATTTTCCTCGTTGGCTGAGCGATTTTCTTTCGGAGGATAATTCCTAATAATATCTCACATCttggattttaaaaaaaaatatcattaattttaGCTAGGCTCCACAATATATATTAAGTCAAAACTCCAATCAAACCTAAATACTCATTTGAGCGGTCGTGTTATGTTGTAACACACATGGATTCCAAATGCACACACAAATAGTAGGAGATTCGTCGTTCAAACACCAATTCTACTGATTGAGGTTGGGATGAACAACAAGATCAAGGATACTAAGACGAACTCCTTTTTTTCTTGATGGGATGaaacctaaaataaaaacattgtattttatttttttttataaaatatgatttatttCACTCACCTTCATGAAGCGACGATATTTTAATGTGTAATATGAACGATGTCGTTCGTTAAACTAGTCGTCGCGTCCACGTCAAATTTATGAGATGTCGTGTCAATTTTAGTTTGgatgtaatttaaaattattgtaaaattattagaagtataaaatttatatatatatatatttttttgacaactttcaaaatttgtaaaaaaataaaaaataaaatgagcttAAAATTAGTATATTTAGCACCAAGAACACAAAAGAAAATTTGGCAGATCGTGttactcttttttttaaagatgtatataattaaataagtaatcCGTATGCAAGCGGAATCTCTACACTacacaaaagtggaaaaaatTACTCGCAGACGAGATTGAACCAAGACTTCTCATAAATAAGAGTCTTCGAGTACCTCAGCTTTTGTCACTTGAGCTACGCCTCATTGTGTTACTCAATATAGTAAAAGTGAGAAATTTCCTGCTGGTTTCAGCGTCAGAATTTTGTAGAATCTCCAGTTTTAGAAAAGCTCAGCGTCCGTACAAATGGGGAGATTATCCCCAAAAAACAGCCAGGCTTAATTGCtgcttaattttaatttgggaTTAGCAAGATTAATTAGAGCATATGTTTACTCAAGAAAAACATAAGCTTTGGTACTCGTAGCATTACTTTTCTGTCCACGTGTCTCTCCCTCTTTTCTTGAGCTTCTTCACATGATCAACTCTCACTCCAATTCACACCAGACAAAATCCTACATGCCAATaccttttatttaatttgtatttgattttgatgtgCTTGAATTTCATTCATCCTATATTATTCATTTCACAATAATGACCATACGTTAATTTatcaataaatataaattatccAAACAATAATGTTGAACAGTCACATCGTGGCCACCCACAAATTAGTTAAATAGAAAtaagtttaatttatttaacttaaattttaaaataaaaataagatcattattttactatattgtctacgttttttttgtaatttttttgtgactcttttatttttattaaaaataataaaaaaatgcaaaaaatagGTATAATATAGACAatacagtaaaataattaaattttatttttattttaaaaaataaatcaaaaaaattatactaaacTAATTTGTGGGTGGCCGCAacgtggctgcatagatttattgttatcCAAAATAGCATAATTCCCTCTAGGTTCTTAATGCTCTAATCTTTTATTCTAAATTCAAGAAACTTGAGATTTTGGAAATTAATGAAGAACATAAACAAGATTAGTGGGTGCAGATGGAACCGACTAAGGATGATTAAACACTCTCTATTGCTCCTCGTGGCCTAATTAGGTGCTCACACCAAAACCACTCTCTTAAATAATTGTTTAAAAGGGAGAAATTTGAGTAATTCTATGCAAAAATAACTAGTAGCCCACGTTCTTGATGCTCATGTTTTTCTTTGGGAAAATCATTGTTTTTTTGCCTTGTTTATCTCAAAAGGAGTGTGCCCCCAACCTCTACACACCTCATCACAACTCACAAGTCTATCCCTTCCAAATATTCTGcttttcttaatttttcatGAATGAAATAAATTTAACCCAAATATAatgtctttttttttatgaaattaaggTCTTATTTCTTAGACTTAATTAGATGCATGCATGAAGTCATACTGCAGCCCTAGGTATTTATTCTAGGTCTGCCTTTTGTTTTTGAAAGTTGTAGCTCTCACAAAAGAATCTCTCTTACTAAATAGATACGATACGATATGAATAGATATCCCTTCTAATCATATCGTGAATGCTAGTAACAAGCTAGATTTACTGGAGCTAATATAAACTTCACTAACATCAAATTAATACTCTCGATCTAATTCTAAACTCACGAGTCTCCCACTCAAGATAAGCTAAAACTAATTGTTGGTTTGTATGTTAAAACAACACTGTTCAATAATCTTGCTCTTTGATACTTGTGCTATGACTGTGTGAATTGGTACCAAATGCAGTGCTCTTTCTCcctctttttaaattttttgaagcTTGGAGATCAAAGATGAAAAGCTGAGAAATTGGATTACACTTGTACCCAAAGTAAAACCCATTTCTTCATCCCAAAAAATAGTTGGAGATCAAGCATAAGCCAGTTCTCTTATTTTCGTGCATttgtcttttttattttaatcctCATCCCATAATTGATTTTGTTGACCTgcaaaatgaattattttaatgaagaagataaaacaaaatatatataaattgaaaaatatttatagagTTAAATTTACTCTAACagtttcgttttttttttttttttttgcttattgCTATTGCAACCCTAATAAAATCTTTTTATAAAGAGGCAtctatatataatcaaatcagcAACTGGTACGCAGGCggaacctctacaccacacaaaggtgggaaATAATCGCACGTCGCCGgaacactacccacacaaaagtggaaaaCTATCCGCACGCAGAGATCAAGACCTCTCATAAGTAGAGTCTTCTATCAACGTCTTCTTAATCCATCTCGtcacacaattttttttgtaatgtaGCTTGTGAGCCATTATAAGAAAAAAGAGTATATTACGAGCTTACTAAAAACATTCTAGGTCTAGAATGTCACATTTACATGAAATTTTAAAACTACAAGTAAAGCTGCAGTTCTCGTTTTACAGGGTAAAAgctgaatgaaaaaaaattactaatacCAAAATCTTGCATAAATATTCTAAACCACTTGTTTAAAAACCAACAAGATTCCTCtctaaattttaaaaagaaaacacaCTAAACATTATACAATTAACACATCAAAGAATTAGGTATCCAAAGAGATGATTTTCCACTCTAGTCTACCCTCTCACAGATTATTCAACACTGATAAACGAATCTCTGACTACTGATTTTGTTTTCTctagaaaattataaaaaaaaaatattaaaaaaaaccccatatttttttttcaccttTTTGCTCATGAATTTCTAGTATAGTAAGGATGTAACAGCTCATAGCTGAAGAATAACTATTTTCTGTAGATAAATAACTGTCAACTTTTGACCTTGAATTTCATGTGTGACTTCCAAGAAAGTTTAGTTTGAAAACATATCATCtaaatttaatagaaatattattattgCATGGAATTTCAATTTTCACACCACTTGCAATATGCATTATATACATATTATTGAAAGGGACAAGATCAGCAGTATCTTTGGGCAATGCAACTATACTCACTATTCAAAATTTGCATCTGTTTTGATATGGTTTCTTCAGTACATTTTCTGATTATTAAATGTCATTATTTAATCTTTTGAGTTTTCCTAAGTCCTGTTTGTAGCCAGAACATagattaaaatatttgaatgtAACCAGCTAGTTGTCGGAATCCTTAACTTTGACTCCGGTTTGAACTCTATAAAACCCCACATTGCAGTTTCTGGGCTTCTCTGTTCACTGCTAGTTACAATCCAAAATCTAAAATTTAAGTCATTTTCAAGaaaatcttttaaaaaaaagaaaaagagaagagaaatggGATGTTATTCAGGATTAGTATTGAGTGCTATGATCATTTTGCTTGCACTTGAGCACTCTAGTGCAGTGTGTGATCAAGGTAGTAGTTTTTTTGCTATATTGTTCATGTTCAAGATTcatttttttcctaattttaTTTCTTCTAAATCTCTGATGTTTTTACAGGAAATCTTGAAACAGAATCACAGAAACACGTGCTTCTTCAAAGTGTGAGTCTCTTTATGTGTTTGGAAAGTTTGCTTCCTATTACTTGATCATGgtaataatttatttagtatcAATGAAACAGGATGTCAAGTTTCTTTTGGGGAGAAAAATGCTGCAAGAATTGGATGGGAAACCAGTTTATATGCCAGgtactaaaaatttaaattaattacttTTTTGAAAAGTTTGATTTAGTAATTTATAGACTTAATCAATTGTTACCCTTTTTCTTATAGGTCTTGAAAAGTCTTTCCCAGAAGTTCAAACAGAAAATAATCATGCCCAGGCTCAGGTAAACTTCAATCATATTATGTAATAATTTGAGGATTATGCAACAAAGATTGTGGTTTTGAGGCAACATCTATCTGTTAATGAGCAGCTGCAGCATTCCCAAAAATCCACTCTGAACGACGAATCAAAGGCGTTGCTTGAGGCAGCGGACGAGGTAGCAAACCTAATGCGCAAGGACTACAGAGGGATGGCGCGACGAAAGCCACCAATCAACAATCATGTGCCCAAAGGCTGAGGGATGAGTGATGCTGCAGTTATGTTAGTTAGCATAGATGAATTCCTCTTGGCTTCACAATTTTGCTCCACCAAGTGAAGTCACTcctcatatatatagatagttTAAGTACTAAACAAAAGTTAGTCAATTcagttagtttttttttttttaccaagtATAGGAGTTAGTTTCTGTTTTATTTTAACATCACCATCATCATCAGCCAGCTATGTAGACACTTGTTAGTATTGTACATTATACAATACACTTGCTCTctagttttgttttgtttgtgaaGGAGAAGGAATATAGTGAAATGGTGAagatatttattaaaatttaaatgtgtATGAATGTTACAAGGTGGAATGTGTTTGTGTCAGAGCAACAAGTCCTTGATGTTTTGGGGGATGCAAGTAGAGGAGGAATTGAAGCAGAGAGTAGCAATGTGTTTGTAGAGAGATTCAGTGAGATGAAAGGCATCAAAGAAGTAATGTTTATCAGGTTGTTTGCAAGCAAGGGCACCTAGTCCAGGGATGCAACCTGATGTCCCATTCAACCATGTTACACAGCATGGGTTGCTTGAATCACTCAAACCTaagtcccaaaaaaaaaatgtatatcaGTTTATCAGAATTAGAGATACTAGTAAATCATGATGTTATTGCATGAATAAATTTGAGACATGGAATGGAGCAAGTGATTGGGAGAGACTAGAGAGACTGCCACTCTCACCTCCCAACTCCAGGACCTTTAAGAAGAGGtaaaacaataacaataataataataaagaaaaatatcatTTTGTATCCAAAGCTTTGAGCTTTTTTTTCCAGTAATATCATAACGTTTTAGGTTACATTtactttgattgtaaaattttcattggaaaataaTGTGTAataaaagatgagaaaatattatattttttttttcttttttatcgtATGTTTACCAAAGgtgaaaaaatgagaaaatattgtAAAATATTGTCACAACACTAtccaaagataatattatccaatattggagagaaaataagtgaaaaaaaattctccGATAAATATTCCACTTTGTTCGAAGAAAATTATCTATCATAGTAAACATGTAAAACTGGTGAAAAAATGatggaaatatattttttctcttatttttcatcaaagtaaacggaTCCTTATAATTACAGATgggttaatatgcaaaaacacccCTAACGTTACCACCCCAACTACACTTAAGTCCCTAACCTAACGTTGATAGCAACTAACACCCCAAAGTTCATTAAGTACTATAATTAAACCCATAAACAAAcaatttctttcacaaaattaagaaattcattttttttaatctatatctatataatactccctccgtcccggccaagacgctacatttgcttttcggcacgggatttaaggagttgtagattaatgttttaagtgagtaataataaagtgataaagtaggagagagaaaataataaagggataaagtaagaaagggaatgtaataaagtgataaagtaggagagagaaagtaataaagaaatacttaattagtgttaattaagtgtttaaaattccatatttttgccaaatatagaaatgtagcatcttcgttgggacggtccaaaaaggaatatgtagcatcttgagcgggacggagggagtataataaaagaggagttttccctctttattttttcccaccattttttctccctcttctcccatcaattttttcattatttttcatctcttttttcttgtacaattttaatacttttctaaataatatcaaatttaatttgtgaAGAAAtacttttctttctctttgttaaaattttacaattcttttatttatgtccgtgtatgaaaatatttatttatataaaaaaaattgatgggagaagagagagaaaaaatggtgaaaaaaatGGAGCgagaaaactccctttttatatactccatccggctcacaaaaacatgaacgttttttcattttggggtgtctcacaaaaacatgaacctttccattttagtacatTATGGCCCACCACTACTCTCACAATaccttttaaagtgggacccattttccacttactttaactctcaactaacatttcttaaaactcgtgcatttctctttgttcatatttttgtgagacggagggagtagtattatataaattaaaaaaaataaatttcttaattttgtgaaagaaattatttGTTTATGGATTTAATCGTAATACATAATGAACTTTAGGGTGTTAGTTGCTATCAACATTAGGTTGGGGGCTTAAGT contains:
- the LOC130989736 gene encoding uncharacterized protein LOC130989736 produces the protein MGCYSGLVLSAMIILLALEHSSAVCDQGNLETESQKHVLLQSDVKFLLGRKMLQELDGKPVYMPGLEKSFPEVQTENNHAQAQLQHSQKSTLNDESKALLEAADEVANLMRKDYRGMARRKPPINNHVPKG
- the LOC130990996 gene encoding uncharacterized protein LOC130990996 — translated: MATVDNLLKRNVPISNSESRCALCQMQLEDANHIFLSCIMSAGIWNELLRWLGKQSALHSNAIVHSSAFTNIGNKKDGQFLAGVWMCTVWCIWKGRNEVRFNHGKWAQDKMVAEIKSRLWSWKQAYNLRIPTEDFRAWFAAANLEESGAERN